A single region of the Hoeflea prorocentri genome encodes:
- a CDS encoding DegQ family serine endoprotease gives MRRLKWFGLTAAVMAAIGLTLTMTGAQEPTSTEKLRGVISDILGRAQKTKPAGERVVPQSRAELQFSYAPLVKLTAPAVVNVYAERMVRTRSPFAGDPFFERFFGQGPRGRSQRQSSLGSGVIVDASGIVVTNNHVIDGADEIKIAFADGREYPSRVLLKDKRVDLAVLKIDGGGPFSAIDYSDSDRLEVGDILLAIGNPFGVGQTVTSGIVSALARNGVGISDFGFFIQTDAAINPGNSGGALVDMNGQLVGINTAIFSRSGGSNGIGFAIPANMVRAVVDAARSGADKFSRPFIGASFVPVTADMAEALGMEQAFGAIVTAVVPEGPAHEGGLKVGDLVISLDGLTVQHPDALGYRLATAGVGKVVKLEVISRSSVRTLSIRLGEPSDPQRPGELRITGQNPFSGAVVVDIDPRIAEQLRLPLNIKGVVVLEVEDGSPANRYGLRPRDILVEINGETMRQASDVAEAIAGEPGFWQFEITRNGRRLRQMVR, from the coding sequence ATGCGCCGACTGAAATGGTTCGGATTAACCGCCGCGGTTATGGCGGCCATTGGCCTGACGCTGACTATGACCGGGGCGCAAGAGCCAACCAGCACCGAGAAACTCCGCGGCGTCATCTCGGACATTCTGGGAAGAGCCCAGAAAACCAAGCCGGCGGGCGAGCGCGTAGTTCCGCAATCAAGAGCAGAACTGCAATTCTCCTACGCGCCACTCGTCAAGCTGACGGCTCCTGCCGTCGTCAATGTTTACGCCGAGCGCATGGTCCGCACGCGTTCGCCCTTTGCCGGCGATCCCTTCTTTGAACGCTTCTTCGGTCAAGGACCGCGCGGGCGCTCGCAGCGCCAGTCTTCGCTCGGTTCAGGGGTCATCGTCGATGCATCAGGCATTGTCGTCACCAACAATCACGTGATCGATGGTGCGGACGAGATCAAGATCGCATTTGCCGACGGGCGGGAATATCCGAGCCGCGTTCTGCTGAAAGACAAGCGCGTGGACCTGGCTGTGCTGAAGATCGACGGCGGCGGACCGTTTTCGGCGATCGATTACAGCGATTCAGACCGGCTGGAAGTCGGAGATATCCTGCTGGCAATTGGCAATCCGTTCGGTGTCGGCCAGACAGTGACCAGCGGTATTGTTTCGGCACTGGCGCGAAACGGTGTCGGTATCTCTGATTTTGGGTTTTTCATTCAGACTGACGCCGCGATCAATCCCGGAAACTCCGGCGGCGCACTTGTTGACATGAACGGGCAACTGGTCGGGATCAACACGGCTATCTTTTCGCGCTCCGGCGGATCCAACGGTATCGGCTTTGCCATACCGGCCAATATGGTACGCGCCGTGGTCGACGCGGCAAGGAGCGGCGCGGACAAGTTCTCGCGCCCGTTCATCGGTGCATCCTTCGTCCCCGTGACCGCCGACATGGCGGAAGCGCTCGGCATGGAACAGGCTTTTGGGGCCATTGTCACCGCCGTGGTGCCGGAAGGACCCGCGCATGAGGGAGGACTGAAGGTTGGCGATCTGGTCATCAGTCTGGACGGGCTGACAGTCCAGCACCCCGATGCGCTCGGCTACCGCCTGGCAACCGCCGGTGTCGGCAAGGTTGTCAAACTCGAGGTCATCTCGCGTTCGTCCGTGCGTACACTCAGTATCAGATTGGGAGAGCCCAGCGATCCGCAACGCCCTGGCGAGCTGCGCATAACAGGCCAAAACCCATTTTCCGGCGCGGTCGTCGTTGATATCGACCCCCGCATCGCCGAACAGCTCCGGCTGCCCCTGAATATCAAGGGAGTCGTGGTGCTTGAAGTCGAGGACGGATCGCCTGCAAATCGCTATGGCCTGCGACCACGCGACATTCTGGTGGAAATCAACGGCGAAACCATGAGACAGGCAAGCGATGTAGCCGAAGCAATCGCCGGAGAGCCAGGATTCTGGCAATTCGAGATCACCCGCAACGGGCGAAGGCTTCGTCAAATGGTGCGCTGA
- the rpsM gene encoding 30S ribosomal protein S13: MARIAGVNIPTNKRVVIALQYIHGIGATFAKEITEKVGIPAERRVNELSDADVIQIREAIDRDYQVEGDLRRETAMNIKRLMDLGCYRGLRHRRNLPVRGQRTHTNARTRKGPAKAIAGKKK; this comes from the coding sequence GTGGCCCGTATCGCTGGCGTCAACATTCCAACGAACAAGCGCGTTGTCATCGCGCTGCAGTACATTCACGGGATCGGTGCAACCTTCGCCAAGGAAATCACCGAGAAGGTCGGTATCCCGGCCGAGCGCCGCGTCAATGAGCTTTCTGACGCCGACGTTATTCAGATCCGCGAAGCAATTGACCGCGACTACCAGGTTGAGGGTGACTTGCGTCGTGAGACGGCAATGAACATCAAGCGGCTGATGGACCTCGGCTGCTATCGTGGCCTGCGCCATCGCCGCAACCTGCCGGTTCGCGGACAGCGCACGCACACAAATGCCCGCACCCGCAAGGGACCTGCCAAGGCAATTGCAGGCAAGAAGAAGTAA
- a CDS encoding replication-associated recombination protein A, which yields MSDLFSSVADETAQKARPLADRLRPLSLAEVTGQPHLTGDDGALTRMIANGTLGSMIFWGPPGTGKTTVARLLAGETDLAFEQISAIFSGVADLKKAFEAARARRMSGRQTLLFVDEIHRFNKAQLDSFLPVMEDGTVILIGATTENPSFELNAALLSRARVLTFKPHDEQSLQLLLERAEAEQGRELPLDEDARQSLLRMADGDGRAVLTLAEEVWRAAREGETFDASKLQEVVQRRAPVYDKGQDGHYNLISALHKAVRGSDPDASLYYLCRMFDAGEDPRFIGRRLVRMASEDIGLADPQALVITNAAKDAYDFLGSPEGELALAQACIYLATAPKSNAAYVAFKQAIRSAKEYGSLLPPKHILNAPTRLMKDEGYGTGYEYDHDTPDGFSGQDYFPEKMGRQQYYDPPERGFEREIRKRLEYWQKLRAEKAGK from the coding sequence ATGAGTGATCTCTTTTCGTCGGTTGCGGATGAAACGGCTCAGAAGGCAAGGCCGCTTGCCGACCGCTTACGCCCGCTATCGCTTGCGGAAGTAACCGGCCAGCCTCATTTGACCGGCGATGACGGCGCCCTGACGCGCATGATTGCGAACGGCACACTCGGTTCCATGATATTCTGGGGCCCGCCTGGCACCGGCAAGACGACTGTCGCTCGGCTTCTGGCCGGCGAAACCGATCTCGCATTTGAACAGATCTCGGCGATTTTCTCGGGCGTTGCGGATCTCAAAAAGGCATTTGAAGCAGCCCGCGCCCGGCGCATGTCCGGCAGGCAGACCCTGTTGTTCGTCGATGAGATCCACCGTTTCAACAAGGCCCAGCTCGACAGTTTTCTTCCCGTCATGGAAGACGGGACGGTGATCCTGATCGGGGCGACAACGGAAAATCCGTCCTTCGAGTTGAACGCGGCGCTTCTGTCCCGGGCGCGTGTTCTAACCTTCAAGCCCCATGATGAACAGAGCCTTCAGCTCCTGCTTGAACGCGCTGAGGCCGAGCAGGGCAGGGAGCTGCCGCTGGACGAGGATGCACGACAGAGCCTCTTGCGCATGGCAGATGGCGATGGGCGTGCGGTGTTGACCCTTGCAGAAGAAGTCTGGCGCGCTGCCAGGGAAGGCGAGACATTCGATGCATCCAAACTCCAGGAGGTCGTACAGCGCCGTGCCCCGGTTTACGATAAGGGGCAGGACGGGCACTACAATCTCATATCAGCGCTCCACAAGGCGGTTCGCGGCTCGGACCCGGACGCCTCGCTCTACTACCTTTGCCGGATGTTCGACGCCGGTGAGGATCCGCGTTTCATCGGGCGGCGGCTGGTGCGCATGGCTTCCGAGGATATCGGGCTCGCCGACCCGCAGGCGCTCGTCATCACCAATGCCGCCAAGGACGCCTATGATTTTCTCGGTTCACCGGAAGGCGAGCTGGCACTGGCGCAGGCCTGTATCTATTTGGCGACCGCGCCAAAGTCGAATGCGGCCTATGTCGCCTTTAAACAGGCGATCCGTTCGGCAAAGGAATACGGATCGCTGCTACCGCCGAAGCACATACTCAACGCACCCACACGTCTTATGAAAGATGAAGGGTATGGAACCGGATATGAATATGACCACGACACACCCGACGGCTTTTCCGGGCAGGACTATTTTCCGGAGAAAATGGGAAGACAGCAATATTACGATCCGCCGGAACGTGGCTTTGAGCGCGAAATCAGAAAGCGCCTGGAATACTGGCAAAAGCTAAGGGCCGAGAAAGCAGGCAAATGA
- the crcB gene encoding fluoride efflux transporter CrcB, with translation MANLLIVALGGAVGASLRHLVNVASLRAFGPGFPWGTLTVNIVGSFIMGIFVEWLVRRSGVSNEVRLLVATGLLGGFTTFSAFSLDVAMLWERGAAMTASLYVAASVLLSIAALFAGLALARAMA, from the coding sequence ATGGCAAACTTACTCATTGTTGCGCTCGGCGGCGCTGTCGGCGCCTCGCTCAGACATCTTGTAAATGTGGCAAGCTTGCGGGCTTTCGGTCCCGGTTTTCCGTGGGGAACATTGACGGTCAATATTGTCGGGTCCTTCATCATGGGCATCTTTGTGGAGTGGCTTGTGCGGCGTAGCGGTGTGTCGAATGAAGTACGGCTACTGGTCGCAACGGGCCTACTAGGCGGCTTTACGACCTTTTCGGCCTTCTCTCTTGATGTTGCGATGCTCTGGGAGCGCGGCGCCGCCATGACTGCGTCCCTCTATGTCGCGGCAAGTGTCCTGCTTTCCATTGCAGCACTCTTCGCCGGGCTGGCGCTCGCCCGGGCAATGGCATAG
- a CDS encoding DNA-directed RNA polymerase subunit alpha: protein MIQKNWQELIKPNKIEFSAADRTKATLVAEPLERGFGLTLGNALRRVLLSSLRGAAVTAVQIDGVLHEFSSIPGVREDVTDIVLNIKEIAIGMEGDEPKRMVVRKQGPGTVIAGDIQTVGDIEILNPDHVICTLDEGAEIRMEFTVQNGKGYVPADRNRAEDAPIGLIPVDSLYSPVKKVSYKVENTREGQVLDYDRLTMTLETDGSVSGEDAIAFAARILQDQLGVFINFDEPQKEVEEVQATELAFNPALLKKVDELELSVRSANCLKNDNIVYIGDLIQKTEAEMLRTPNFGRKSLNEIKEVLASMGLHLGMEVPAWPPENIEDLAKRYEDQY, encoded by the coding sequence ATGATTCAGAAAAACTGGCAGGAACTGATCAAGCCGAACAAGATCGAGTTCTCAGCAGCCGATCGCACAAAGGCGACACTGGTTGCCGAACCGCTCGAGCGTGGCTTTGGTCTGACACTCGGCAACGCGCTTCGCCGCGTCTTGCTGTCCTCGCTGCGTGGCGCCGCTGTCACGGCAGTACAGATCGACGGCGTTCTGCACGAATTCTCCTCGATCCCCGGCGTTCGCGAAGATGTCACGGACATTGTCCTCAACATCAAGGAAATCGCCATCGGAATGGAAGGTGACGAGCCCAAGCGCATGGTCGTGCGCAAGCAGGGCCCGGGCACCGTCATTGCGGGCGATATCCAGACTGTCGGCGATATCGAGATTCTCAATCCTGACCACGTGATCTGCACGCTCGATGAGGGCGCGGAGATCCGCATGGAATTCACCGTACAGAACGGCAAGGGCTATGTGCCGGCTGACCGTAACCGGGCAGAAGATGCACCGATCGGCCTGATCCCGGTCGACAGCCTTTATTCGCCGGTCAAGAAAGTGTCTTACAAGGTTGAAAACACCCGTGAAGGCCAGGTTCTCGACTATGACCGTCTGACCATGACGCTGGAAACCGACGGCTCCGTCTCGGGAGAGGACGCAATCGCATTTGCCGCCCGCATCCTGCAGGATCAGCTCGGTGTCTTCATCAACTTCGATGAGCCGCAAAAGGAAGTCGAGGAAGTTCAGGCAACCGAACTTGCTTTCAATCCTGCGCTACTCAAGAAGGTCGACGAACTGGAACTGTCCGTACGCTCGGCAAACTGCCTGAAGAATGACAACATCGTCTATATCGGCGATCTCATTCAGAAGACAGAAGCCGAAATGCTGCGTACGCCGAACTTTGGCCGCAAGTCGCTTAACGAGATCAAGGAAGTACTGGCATCCATGGGCCTCCATCTTGGAATGGAAGTTCCCGCATGGCCGCCGGAAAACATCGAAGATCTCGCCAAGCGCTACGAGGATCAATACTAA
- a CDS encoding 2-dehydropantoate 2-reductase produces MTDEADTIGVFGAGAIGCYVGGMLAASGLTVHFLGRESAVETLQQHGLTLTRFDGPQAGVPSSKLKISSDPAVISKCDLILFCVKSQSTPEAAVDLAPHLKSSAKVISLQNGVGNVKALEDALGAERVFAGMVPFNVLSSGEGRFHRATAGNILLADDPATRQLAQFLTAAGLTAETSSDMDAVLWGKLLLNLNNALNVLSDVPLVRQLSDRDYRTVLAAMVKEALVATSKAGIRPAAIGRVQPWLIPHILRLPDWLFMRVAQSMLAMDDKARSSMWDDLQKNRQPEIDYLNGAIVRLAEEMGTPAPVNRKVIELVKDAFGNGRSPALSGAALRQMAAV; encoded by the coding sequence ATGACGGATGAGGCGGATACGATCGGTGTATTCGGCGCCGGTGCCATTGGCTGTTATGTAGGCGGGATGCTGGCTGCGTCCGGTTTGACAGTCCACTTCCTGGGGAGGGAAAGCGCGGTTGAGACCTTGCAGCAGCACGGGCTCACCCTGACACGGTTTGACGGGCCGCAAGCTGGTGTGCCCTCAAGCAAGCTGAAAATATCATCCGATCCCGCCGTTATTTCCAAATGCGACCTCATCCTGTTTTGCGTCAAATCGCAGTCCACCCCGGAAGCAGCCGTGGATTTGGCTCCGCATCTTAAATCCAGTGCAAAGGTCATTTCCCTGCAGAACGGCGTCGGTAACGTCAAAGCCCTTGAAGACGCACTGGGCGCGGAAAGGGTTTTTGCCGGCATGGTTCCATTCAATGTGCTGTCGTCAGGCGAGGGCCGCTTCCATCGCGCAACAGCCGGAAATATCCTGCTTGCCGACGATCCGGCAACAAGACAGTTGGCGCAGTTCCTGACGGCAGCCGGGCTCACCGCGGAAACAAGCAGCGACATGGATGCTGTCCTGTGGGGCAAGCTCCTGCTTAACCTCAACAACGCGCTGAACGTGCTCTCTGACGTTCCACTGGTCCGGCAACTGTCAGATCGCGATTATCGCACCGTGCTGGCAGCGATGGTCAAGGAGGCACTGGTTGCAACATCCAAAGCCGGCATCAGGCCGGCGGCGATCGGGCGCGTTCAGCCGTGGCTGATTCCCCACATCCTGCGTCTGCCGGACTGGCTGTTCATGCGCGTGGCCCAATCAATGCTGGCCATGGATGACAAGGCACGCTCATCCATGTGGGACGACCTGCAGAAGAACCGCCAGCCGGAAATCGATTATCTCAACGGCGCTATCGTCAGGCTTGCCGAAGAGATGGGAACACCCGCGCCGGTCAACCGCAAAGTCATCGAACTCGTAAAGGACGCATTTGGCAATGGTCGTTCACCGGCCTTGAGCGGGGCAGCGCTTCGACAGATGGCAGCGGTCTGA
- the rpsK gene encoding 30S ribosomal protein S11 yields MAKEATRVRRRERKNISSGVAHVNSTFNNTMITITDAQGNAIAWSSAGAKGFKGSRKSTPFAAQIAAEDCAKKAQEHGMKSLEVEVCGPGSGRESALRALQAAGFTITSIRDVTPIPHNGCRPRKKRRV; encoded by the coding sequence ATGGCAAAAGAAGCCACACGCGTTCGCCGCCGCGAGCGCAAGAATATCTCATCGGGCGTTGCCCATGTGAATTCGACATTTAACAACACGATGATCACCATCACCGACGCACAGGGCAATGCCATTGCCTGGTCGTCAGCTGGTGCCAAAGGTTTCAAGGGCTCGCGCAAATCAACGCCGTTCGCGGCGCAGATTGCCGCCGAAGACTGCGCCAAGAAGGCACAGGAGCACGGCATGAAGTCTCTTGAGGTTGAGGTTTGCGGTCCGGGCTCCGGTCGGGAATCGGCATTGCGCGCCCTTCAGGCGGCCGGTTTCACGATCACGTCTATCCGCGACGTGACACCCATTCCGCACAATGGTTGCCGTCCGCGCAAGAAGCGGCGCGTCTAA
- a CDS encoding RluA family pseudouridine synthase, translating into MAGVEQRKVDTDETGMRLDRWFKTHFPGLGFGKLQKLLRSGQIRIDGGRAKHDTRLQPGQMIRIPPLGTDEKGGVEAGQKRPASAGADSDLLSGMLIYEDPKVYVFNKPAGLAVQGGSGISRHIDKMLEAWRSRKGEKPRLVHRLDRDTSGVLVVARTRGAAQRLTAAFRERDTQKTYWTLVKGVPRKREGRISTWLVKEQTPDGDRIRVCHHGEPDADHAISHYSIIEQAGQQLSWLQMEPYTGRTHQLRVHAAHIGCPIIGDPKYFEADHNWEFPGGMQKRLHLHARHISIPHPDGGKRINVTAQLPPHMVQSWNLLGFDKDYEG; encoded by the coding sequence ATGGCCGGCGTCGAGCAGCGAAAAGTGGATACGGATGAAACAGGCATGCGCCTGGACCGGTGGTTCAAGACGCATTTTCCCGGATTGGGTTTTGGCAAGCTGCAGAAACTCTTACGGTCTGGACAGATCCGCATTGATGGCGGCCGGGCAAAACACGACACACGCCTTCAACCGGGACAGATGATCCGTATCCCTCCGCTTGGCACCGATGAAAAGGGCGGTGTTGAGGCCGGGCAGAAGAGACCGGCGTCCGCAGGTGCAGATTCTGACCTGCTTTCCGGCATGCTGATCTACGAAGATCCAAAGGTCTATGTTTTCAATAAACCGGCTGGGTTGGCCGTGCAGGGCGGATCGGGCATTTCCCGCCATATCGACAAGATGCTGGAAGCCTGGCGCAGCCGCAAGGGAGAGAAGCCGCGGCTGGTCCATCGCCTTGACCGCGATACGTCCGGCGTTCTGGTCGTCGCCCGTACACGTGGCGCAGCGCAGCGTCTGACGGCCGCTTTCCGGGAGCGCGATACGCAAAAGACCTACTGGACGTTGGTCAAGGGTGTTCCGCGTAAACGGGAAGGCCGCATATCGACCTGGCTGGTAAAAGAACAGACGCCGGACGGCGATCGCATCCGCGTGTGCCATCATGGGGAGCCGGATGCGGACCACGCGATTTCCCACTACAGCATCATCGAGCAGGCCGGCCAGCAATTGTCGTGGCTGCAGATGGAGCCCTATACCGGGCGCACGCATCAGCTCAGGGTCCATGCAGCGCATATCGGATGCCCCATCATTGGTGATCCGAAATATTTTGAGGCTGATCACAATTGGGAGTTCCCCGGCGGGATGCAAAAGCGCCTGCATCTTCATGCCCGTCACATCTCCATTCCGCATCCCGATGGTGGCAAAAGGATCAATGTCACCGCGCAGCTTCCGCCTCACATGGTCCAGAGCTGGAACCTTCTTGGCTTCGACAAGGACTACGAGGGATGA
- the rplQ gene encoding 50S ribosomal protein L17: MRHRKSGRKLNRTASHRKAMFANMAASLIEHEQIVTTLPKAKEIRPVVEKLVTLGKRGDLHARRQAISKIKDVDMVRKLFDTIATRYADRNGGYLRIMKAGFRKGDNAPMAVVEFVDRDVDAKGAKDLARVEAEAETEETEAA; the protein is encoded by the coding sequence ATGCGCCACCGCAAGTCAGGCCGCAAGCTGAACCGGACAGCCAGCCATCGCAAGGCAATGTTTGCGAACATGGCGGCATCCCTGATCGAACACGAGCAGATCGTGACCACCTTGCCGAAGGCGAAGGAAATTCGACCGGTCGTTGAGAAGCTGGTAACGCTCGGCAAGCGGGGCGACCTGCATGCCCGCCGCCAGGCTATCTCGAAGATCAAGGATGTCGACATGGTCCGCAAGCTGTTCGACACGATCGCAACCCGTTATGCCGACCGCAATGGCGGTTACCTTCGCATCATGAAGGCCGGTTTCCGCAAGGGCGACAACGCGCCAATGGCCGTTGTCGAGTTCGTCGACCGCGATGTCGATGCCAAGGGCGCCAAGGATCTTGCGCGCGTTGAAGCCGAGGCGGAGACGGAAGAGACTGAAGCAGCATAA